A genomic stretch from Kribbella amoyensis includes:
- a CDS encoding IS630 family transposase, protein MRSPSLRAGLAQRARIVLLAADGVPVKDIVERVGASKPTVIGWKKRYLAEGLGGLDDRPKPGRRKQIDDVEVVLATLEPPPERLGVTHWSSRLLATELGLSHVTVAKVWKQWGLQPWRVETFKFSTDPELQARVRDVVGLYLNPPENAIVLSVDEKSQIQALDRTAPILPLRPGIPEKQTHDYVRHGTTTLFAALEVATGKVVDACYPRHRNTEFLKFLKQVAKAYPRRRLHIVCDNYRTHKHANVQAWLAKNPRITLHFTPTSGSWLNMVEIFFGIITRQAIRRGSFNSVNELTTAIRRFIDGWNDRCQPFTWTKTADDILDHTNPGQRTSFTRH, encoded by the coding sequence ATGCGTTCGCCGTCGCTGCGGGCGGGGCTGGCGCAGCGGGCGCGGATCGTGTTGCTGGCTGCAGATGGCGTGCCGGTGAAGGACATCGTGGAGCGGGTCGGGGCATCCAAGCCGACGGTGATCGGCTGGAAGAAGCGCTATCTGGCTGAAGGTCTCGGCGGGTTGGACGATCGGCCGAAACCGGGGCGTCGCAAGCAGATCGATGACGTCGAGGTCGTGCTGGCCACGTTGGAGCCGCCACCGGAACGGCTCGGTGTGACGCACTGGTCGTCGCGGCTACTGGCCACCGAGCTGGGGCTGTCGCACGTGACCGTGGCGAAGGTGTGGAAACAGTGGGGCCTGCAGCCGTGGCGGGTCGAGACGTTCAAGTTCTCCACCGATCCCGAACTCCAGGCCAGGGTCCGCGACGTCGTGGGTCTGTATCTGAACCCGCCGGAGAACGCGATCGTCTTGTCGGTCGACGAAAAGTCCCAGATCCAGGCCCTGGACCGGACCGCGCCGATCCTGCCACTGCGACCCGGGATCCCTGAGAAACAGACCCATGACTACGTTCGGCACGGCACCACCACGCTGTTCGCCGCGCTCGAGGTCGCCACTGGCAAGGTCGTCGACGCCTGCTACCCGCGGCACCGCAACACCGAGTTCCTCAAGTTCTTGAAGCAGGTCGCCAAGGCCTATCCCCGGCGCCGGCTGCACATCGTGTGCGACAACTACCGCACCCACAAACACGCCAACGTGCAAGCCTGGCTGGCCAAGAACCCGCGGATCACGCTGCACTTCACCCCGACGTCCGGCTCCTGGCTGAACATGGTCGAGATCTTCTTCGGGATCATCACCCGCCAAGCCATCCGCCGCGGCAGCTTCAACAGCGTCAACGAACTCACCACCGCGATCCGCCGATTCATCGACGGCTGGAACGACCGCTGCCAACCCTTCACCTGGACCAAGACCGCCGACGACATCCTCGACCACACCAACCCAGGTCAAAGAACATCCTTTACGCGACACTAG